The DNA region tctctgaatttaaattatcgttcctcttttggaaacccttgtaatgtaattccctgtgatgtaaaacgtgatggtgaatgtatctctggactcaccttcgtgtgaggtagccttatttgatcctgtgtatcggtggtttatcgggacgttacccgacaggccaagggattataccgtttgaagcacgttggagccctcaggattggactcgcgtacttgagccggtataattcaggttggttctgccacacagtcCTTCAGTCCCCTCCGCTCCGTGGCGTCGGCGCCGCCTGGGCAGGCGGTGAACCTGAGCCGCCTCGTGCCGGCGTGCACCACCGACGCGTCGGCGCGTGCCATCGTAGCTAGGGAGCCGGTTCGAGGACAGGGACGCGTTCCTGGCACTGATGGAGCTGCGGCGTCAAGCTGTTCGCCAAGATGAGCCTGCCTGCCAGACCTCTACCCGTCGTCCCGCCTCGGCTCAGACTAGTGCCTGCTGCTTGAAAACATGGAATTGGAAGACGAACCATCCGCCAGTCCAGGACCACTTCCATCCTCTCCCTTTTGGCGAAACTACACACTCCCTGTTTCCCTAAGAAAAATGGCTAAATGTAACTACAAAAATTACTCCCGGCCCGGCCCGCCCTTCTGATGTATTAGTAGATTATGACTGTGCAGCAGTAGCGATGTCAGTTTAATCCTGCCGTACGTACGTAGATCGATGTGGCGACCAAGGACCGGCATGCGGTTAAACTATTGCTGGCGTTAATCTGCAACCAGCTAGCTAGCTTTTGCCGCAGCTAGCCAGGGGAACGGGGATGACGCTGACGCTGAGGTACGGCCGGCCCCCCGTCACAGCTAGCCAGGGGCTTGGCAGCCGGCCGGTTCGAACGACAAATCAGTATCATTTTTCTTTTGCATAGAAATCAGTGTCATTTAGCTCACTACACCAAATTCAGGCAATTTCGTTGGCCTAtattaatttcgtcggccagatggaagccgacgaaaatatattacttatttcgtcggccaccaaaacccgacgaaaataaattttattttcgtcggtcaaAGCTAGCCGATGAAAACGTGaccctattttcgtcggctccgTGTGGCCGACAAAATAAATGATGGTAATTTCGTCAGCCGgaatctggccgacgaaaaaaaGAGTCCGTTTTGGTCGGCCAGacgcaggccgacgaaaatagacaTGCCCTAATCCTAATACCGCCGCGCGCTGGATCGCGAAATGTCTGCTCCCAGTCCCACACACGCGCGCACAGTAGCTTTTCCGATccgccggcccccgcgcccGTTCCCCTCAGGcccaccgcccccgccgtcaccgccggcgccccgcgcggccgccgccgcctccgcctcggccccgcgctgcccccgccgccgcgccgcggccccgcgcggctccccccgcggcccccgccgcctcgcacccccgcgccagccgccgcctccgccccgcgcggccctcgggcgcgcggccgccgccaccgcctcgggcgcgcggcccccgcgcccgccgccgcctctgcccccTCGCGGccctcgggcgcgcggccgccgccgccgccgccgccacctcagCTCGGGGGCGCGCCCCCCGCGGCCCTGCTTCGAAGCATCAGTGAAGAGAGTGACCCGGAGCCCATCCTTCCTGTACGCATTTCTTCCTTATTTTGAAAAGCAGCACGGGGACTTCATCTGCCCATGATTGATTCCCTCACGAGGGCTATgatttatatataaaaaaaggaTTCTAGATAATCCTGACGTCTACGCAGAAAGGAAAGGGGTGAACTCCTTCCATCTTGGGTTTAGTTGCCCTGCCTGCTTTGTCTCAACGAAAGCTTTTTTgtaagaaaaggaagaaagccAGCACTTCGTGCCGAAATGCGCCACTAATCAAGCTAAAAGACCGAGGTTGACGTTTTTATTTTGGTTTTACATCAAAATTTGCACATCTGTTTAGACTATAGACATCGCTACCTCTTGGCTTGGCATCCTACTATAGTGCCAATTAAACTATATTGTTATAGTAGCATAAGCTAAGAGCTAATAATTTTTTCTATATTAAAACTTCAAAGTTTGAACCAATTTTCAACCAATATAAAAATATTTACTTTTGTGTAATATAGGAGCATAATTTTATATCTTCATTACTTGTTGCAGAAggtcgccgccgctgcccgcctcGCACCTACCTTAACCATAGTCACCGGGAACGTGGAACGCCCCGGCGTTCCCCATTTCAGGAATGGGAACATGGGAACATTTTCATCCAGCCTTGTAAAAGTCTATCCCAAGTGCCGTACCACGTTCCGGGAACTCGTTCCTTGATCCCGTCGTTCCAGGGAACTTGGTGACTATGGCCATAACACAGTGTCTGTTCCCAAAACCACAGATTAGCTATGCACATCTAGTCATGATCCGAAGTGCATGTTTATGCAAGGGCAATATGCAGGTGAAACATGAAAGATGCCTTCTCTAGCTTGTGCTTTCATGTTTCACCTGCATATTGCCCTTGCATAAACATGCACTTCGGATCATGACTAGATGTGCATAGCTAATCTGTGGTTTTAATGCCTTCTCTAGCTTGTGCTTTCATGTTTCACCTGCATATTGCCCTTGCATAAACATGCACTTCGGATCATGACTAGATGTGCATAGCTAATCTGTGGTTTTGGGAACAGACACTGTGTTATGGCCATAGTCACCAAGTTCCCTGGAACGACGGGATCAAGGAACGAGTTCCCGGAACGTGGTACGGCACTTGGGATAGACTTTTACAAGGCTGGATGAAAATGTTCCCATGTTCCCATTCCTGAAATGGGGAACGCCGGGGCGTTCCACGTTCCCGGTGACTATGGTTATGGCTTCCCTTTTCCCTGACATGAGTTGCACTTGTTGGGTGGCCTTCAGGCGATGGAGGTGGTTTCCATCACCTTCGGTGATGTATAACTGCGCCCGTTTATCTCACTGCATTGTATCCCGATGTGGTCTGATATCTGACATGTTACTTTTCCCTAATCTATTAACAGAATGGGTGGCTCTTATTCATAAGTTCTTGATCACACAGAGTCGTTCAAAAGACCATTTGTAGACTAGGCACAAGTTCGATTCGCTTGTGCATTAAGCCCATGGCTGATTGAATTTCCGGTCTTTTTGTAGCACAATTTTTTCCTGACTGAAATGGGGTTTGGATATTAGAATTGTCAATTCGATAGATAGTTAAAGTGGTCAGCAAGACGGATAATAAACAAGTCGATGCATAAGTTCATGTATATTAATGCTACCAGACTAGCCACATTGTAAACAAATTCACACGATCATGTTTTATGGGAcgtatccttagtttgggattaTTTGAAACGGAAAGGAATAACACAAGCCTAATTGTTCTTGTTTCAGGAACCAGGAGGCACTGTAAAGTCTGAACAGCTGTAATTTTTATTAACTTCAGCAAGTCACTGGTATATTCATCAGTAAAGAAACCAAGAATCACGATGGCACTGCGGCGAGCGCTGGGATGGTCGGAAGGGGAGGTGATGCGGCCAGAATCAAAGCCCTGCTCTCGGTTGATGCGGCAGACTGCTGGCATCTTCTCCGTTGGTGGTGGTCTGGCTTTCTGGGTGCTCTGCCGCCTTCACTATGGTCATTATTTCTGTCGATCCAATCATCTCCTCCTTATATGTTTTTTTGTACAATTATATGCATCTTGTCAGTTGTACTTGTTGAGTTTTATCACTGTGCAAGTACTTTGGGTCAACCCAGAACTCGGAACCATTTTGCTGACCTTGTCTCTATTCTGTAGGTCCAAGAATAACAGTTCCAAGGAGTCTCAGGTGGGCGTCATGCGGGGCAGTCTCTGTGAGCGCGACATCAGCCCTGCTTGTGCGGCTCTTCAGCCCAGAGTGTGAACCTCAGAATATAGCAGCATATGACAAACCTGAATTGAAGCCTGAATAGCTTATTTGAAATTTAGAGTTAGTCTACTAAATTCTATCATGTTTTTTATCCGCTTATGCATTATGGACAGATGGAGCCTGCCATGAAGATCTATGTTGTCACTTGAATTTGTGTTACTGGCTACCGTGTATGATGCATTTATCTCCGAATTATGAGCTGTTGCGTTAACGATCTGACCTCAGGTACTTCCGAATAGAAATTGAGAGATGGATTTTCCTTTTTCGGATTTGGAGTAGAAACTTTTTGCTTATGGGGCCATCTAAACAACAAATGGCGATCTATACAAAACGGTATTCCGATTTCCATCAAACAACAAAAAAACATGGTGGAATAGGCATTTTCATCCCTGATCTTTCTCCAAAGGTTCAATATTTGATTCCTCAACTATCAAAATGACCATCTCAGTCTTTAAACTCTTCTTTTTATCTCAATTTTATCCCTCAACTATGTGGCATGCCATGTTGTCACGCCATGTCAGCGACAAGTCAGCTAAGATGAGCGAGCACATGTGAATTAAAGTTAAAACTACTTAACCCTACCCTCCTCCCGTTTCTTCTTCACTAGGCTAGGCATCCTGTTACATGAGGAAAGACACAATAAGATAGCCATAAAACTACATTGCTCAGTGATTTTTTATTTCGGTTTACATATTTATTTCGTGCCTTTTGTTACCGGTCAAATATATTACTTTTTGTACATAAAATCGCatgcctcctcctccttgcaTATGAACCAGATCAACTAGACCACACGATTGGTTGCAAATAAACATAATAAAATGTCAACCAAATAAGTTTAATGGGACATGTGCTGCATACTGGAGGGTAGAAGGGACATTTTAAATGTATGTACAAAGCTACAATGAAATTTTAGCGACTCTTTGCTGATTTGGCACGACACGTGGCATGCCACATAGGACCAGGGACAAAATTAAGCTTAAAAGATATGTTTGAGGATTAAAATGGTCATTTTGATAGTTGAGGGATCAAATTGAGCCTTGGGTGAAAGTTCAAGGACAAAAATGCCtatttcgcaaaaaaaaaaacatctaGATGCCCTTTAAGAGTTGAGGGCTCAAGAAATGATGTTGCATTTCGTCTTACAAATACTTGTGTCATCAGATCTTCAGCAGCTCTGCTACAACTGGTCTGAGCTCTGAGTAAGAAAGTAGCCTAGCCACTAGCCAAGCCATCAGACCTCGGCCTTGTGCTCGGGCCGGTGCGTGAACTCGAAGTCGACGTGAACGAAGGCGCGCTCGACCTCCGgcagctgctccagcttctCCTGCAGCGACTCGCCGATGTCGTGCGCCTGGCTGAGCGGCATGTCCCCCGGGAGCACGATGTCCACCTTCACGAAGTAGTGGGTGCCGAAGGTGTAGGCACGCACCGTGTCGATGTGCCGGATCTCCTCGTGGTGGTTCCAGATCAGGTACGTCAGCTTCGTCAGGTACTCCGCCGGCGCCGACCTGCCGATCAGCGTGCCCACGTTCTCCAGCACCGTCCGCGCCCACGTCGTGATCGTGTACAGCGCGATCtgcagttttttttaaaaaaaattgttcACCGTTCACAGTTACTATACTGATGGCACTGCTCTAACTCACGATCGATGTTCAGATGATAGCTGTGTTGGGATTTCGCTCACCAGTATGGCACCAACTGGATCCATCCACCATTTGTACCGGACGGCGAGCAGCGCCGCGACCAGGCCGACCGAGTTGGTGATCACGTCGAAGAAGTGGTCCTGGGCGTAGGCCCTCACGATCTCGTTCTTGAACGTCCGGCAGTAGAGCATGAGGAAGAACTTCACGACCGCGACGGAGGACATGCTGCCGACCATCCAGAGCTCCTGCTTGCGCTGGAAATTCGCGTGCTCCTGTTCGTTTGGCCATTGCACGAGATTACCGTCAGCAATCAAATCAGAGATAAGAAGGTATGCTGTTGTGAGAAAGGTAAACAACCGATCATGTACCTGCGTGATCAGCTGGCGACCTGATTCGATCAGCACTTGGAAGCCAAGTGTGCCCATTACTGATGCGAAGACTATTATCCCCTACAACAAATGTCAAATTATTCAGTTTGCCTTGCCGGAAGCAAAAGTCAACACTGAATGATCCAGGAATTCAGAACAACACTTGTGTGCAAGACTTGATCCGACAAAAAGAAGACGCTTCGACAGTAAACTGATTCTGAAGAATGGACAATACCACGATTTTTCACAACTGCGCAGGTTTTCAATGCAGAGTAGCATGCGTATGCTTATTTGTATGTGTAATGAATAATTGTATTCTAAGGATGTGTACTCTCTAGCGATCATTATACGTTCGTATGTCAAGTTTGTAAGGGTCAGTTTGTATGTCCAGTTTGTAAGGTCAGTTTGTATGTCCAGCTTGTAAGGTCAGCTTGTATGgcaattaaataaaaatgtgtaTTATCTTGTATTGCACTCACAAGAGGGCACACCAGATAAATCTCACTGTTCAAATCTAAAATAAACTGATCAAGACTTACAACAAATAAATAGTTCAAAATTTACAACAAATAAATAGTTCAAGACTTACAACACACAAATAAATAAATGATAGTTCAAGACTTACAACAAATAAATAGTTCAAGACTTACAACACACCAATAAATAAATGATAGTTCAAGACTTACAACAAATAAACGGTAGTTCACGCTTGGCGGCTCCTCTGCCTTCTTGCTGACACCTTGTGCAGTATCTCCTCACGAAGCGCCTCGTAATACATGCGAAGCTCAGGTGCGCAAGAATCAAGGTCCACCTTAAGAATCCTCTCATCTTCTTGCTTCTCTTTTTCaagtctctccctctccttctcttgcATCTGCATATTGAGTTTGTCGCGCATGATCTTTATCTTCTCCTCCTCAAGCTGTAGGATGGACTTGTTGTGTTCACGCATCTCATCGAACCTCTTTTCTTCAATACTTGCAAGATGGTCAAAGCGGTTTACTTTCTTTGAATTTTCTTCTTGCCACATTGTCATCTTTTGCAATGAGAGGTTCTGCATATTGGAAGCGTGTTCCGAAGATGATGTCGATCCAGATGGACACTTCTTCTTGCAAGCTTTTGCTGCATCCCTGCCAATTGGCCTCTTGCCGGTGCCTGCTGGTGATGCCTCATCCCCATCCAAGTCAATAGTATTAGAACCAACTGTTTTTGAACTTCTCTGCTTTACGTCTTGCCATTTGGGCTCATCCTTCATCAGGTCCCAGCAATGCATGAACTGAAAATTGTATCCCTCAATAGCAGCAAAGTCGGATGCTGCTAAGGTTGTCTGCAAGTGGACATAGGAGTCACAGAACATTAACAATAAATAGAACTGAAATTACATCAACAATCGAGCACCGATCGCAGCAATCACAAACAATGGCGTACCTTATCAACGTCCGATGTCCCACTAGCGTCATCCCGAATAGCCTTTGCCACGTACCCAGCGAACTTCGTTGCTTCTTGTTTGATCTTATCCCAGCGAGACTGGACAGACCTCAACGTCCTTTTTGGGAATGAACCCCGCCTCCCATTGTATTGTTTCATAACACGATCCCAGAAGTTGTCTCTCTTCTAGCCAGTGTTCACAATTGGGTCACAACTTATCTCTAGCCATGACCTCACAATGTTGACATCTTCCTCTACTGCAAAGTTGGCCAATTTGGTATTACTGCCCCCTCTTTTCCTACCTCCATTTGATGGACCACCAACAATTGCTACCTCCTCTACCTCGTCATCCGTTGGATTGTGCATTTCATCTACAATTGTGGTGACATGTGTGGATGCATACCTCCAGCATTGGGTGGAGGCATACCTGCTGCAGCCATGGGAAACATACCTGCTGCAGTCATGGGAGGCATTCCCGGATGCATGACCTGATTGGGGTTCCAAGCACTTGGGCCGGTCTGGTACATAAACACGTACGGGTTCAAGCCGCCTTGGTACGGAGGATTGCCACCATGCCTATTTCCATCAGGCTGCTGGAATTGGGTTGGGTCCATCCTGAAAATGTGGGAACAAATCCAACTTCAAGCCTATTCAAAGAAACGTACAATCGTCCATTCATTTTCTACAGATTCGTATAGCAAATACACTACTTTTATTCTTTTAATATGAGCAAACAACTTCGACATGCTTGTTTGAAATCGGCAAAACTAACAAGATGTTCATCTATCCAAGCGTCGGTTTCTACACACGATTCAAGCAGATCAGATACAGTTCCCCACTGGCACTTTGCAGCTCTGCTCCCGCCGTCCCGcactcccgcgcgccgccgcctgcgcgccgcaggccccgcgcgccgccgccgcaggccctCCGCGATGACGGCTCCTACCCGCAGAACTGCAACCCCGACGCCGCCTTCAACTCGTCCAAGTTACCATGCCGCCCTTCCTCCTCAGTTCCTCCTCCCCCTTCGTGTTCTTCTTCCCGGTTGCCATGCCCCCGACCCAGgtcgccgccccccgccccggcgcccccccccccccccagcgcGGCGCCCCCGCAgcccgcccctgccccgccgccggcgcgccgccACCCGCCACACCTCATTTTTTggccgtcctccgccactgcGCCTCGCCATGCTCGCCAGCCGGATGCCGGGCCGGATGAAGCGTCTATGGGCGAAGCGGACGCGTTCCTGTACGCCATCAGCCATCGTCCGGGATCACGAGGAGACACAAAGCCACCGGCAACGACAAGGAGGACCCGCTCGCCGTTCTCTCGAGTACCGACAACATCAAGGCACTGGTCCGAGTAAGCACACACGAACCTGAATGGAAAAAAGTTATTACAATCTTTACCATGTCAGCTACCACGCCGTGCTAATCATGATGCTGAACAAGTTGACAAAGATAACGTTTGCGATTGCGAGACGGTTGTGCTCAATACAAAATGAGGCGGGAGGAAAACCACTTCCCGCCCCCGGGCTGGCCGCAGCACCAAGCACCAATAAACAAACCGGGGCAAGAAAGAGGACAGCACGAGCGGAGCAAGAAACCAACCAGATCAATAGGACCTCTCTCGAAATCCGACGACCCAAACCAGCACCGAGGCAGCAACAAAGCCAAGAATCTCTCCAGCGATGATGGACCCTGATCCGGCGCCGACGAGCCCAGCcgggggcgccgcggcgggggcttcgccgccgccgtcgtcgctgATCTTTCTGGGCACGGGCTGCTCCGGCGCGCTCCCCGACGCGCGATGCCTCATCcagccgtccgcgccgccgtgcGCCGTCTGCTC from Panicum hallii strain FIL2 chromosome 9, PHallii_v3.1, whole genome shotgun sequence includes:
- the LOC112875940 gene encoding uncharacterized protein LOC112875940, yielding MALRRALGWSEGEVMRPESKPCSRLMRQTAGIFSVGGGLAFWVLCRLHYGPRITVPRSLRWASCGAVSVSATSALLVRLFSPECEPQNIAAYDKPELKPE
- the LOC112875939 gene encoding metal tolerance protein 7-like; this translates as MGTLGFQVLIESGRQLITQEHANFQRKQELWMVGSMSSVAVVKFFLMLYCRTFKNEIVRAYAQDHFFDVITNSVGLVAALLAVRYKWWMDPVGAILIALYTITTWARTVLENVGTLIGRSAPAEYLTKLTYLIWNHHEEIRHIDTVRAYTFGTHYFVKVDIVLPGDMPLSQAHDIGESLQEKLEQLPEVERAFVHVDFEFTHRPEHKAEV
- the LOC112872730 gene encoding uncharacterized protein LOC112872730, producing the protein MATGKKNTKGEEELRRKGGMKRDNFWDRVMKQYNGRRGSFPKRTLRSVQSRWDKIKQEATKFAGYVAKAIRDDASGTSDVDKTTLAASDFAAIEGYNFQFMHCWDLMKDEPKWQDVKQRSSKTVGSNTIDLDGDEASPAGTGKRPIGRDAAKACKKKCPSGSTSSSEHASNMQNLSLQKMTMWQEENSKKVNRFDHLASIEEKRFDEMREHNKSILQLEEEKIKIMRDKLNMQMQEKERERLEKEKQEDERILKVDLDSCAPELRMYYEALREEILHKVSARRQRSRQA